CATCGGCAGTGCGATTCAATGCCGGACGGCCTGGCATTCTTATACGCCAACAGTCGGCTAGTACGGTTTTACACAAATGTCGCATATATGTCACAAATGTAATAAAAACGCTAAGCGTATTCACTATGAAGGAAAACCCTCATGACCTAAGAATGAAAAATGATTGCCTGGGCAAGAATCGTGCCAACTTTGCTTATCAGTGAAGGAAACTGTTCAGAATCTTAGCCGTTGCGAAATATCTGTTTAACCATTTGATTGCAAATGAAATTTCGTATAAAACCGTGATGAATCAAATCGCAATTAGATTATTCTCATAAGCAATATAAGCGCAGCAATTACGATTCAAATGCCGTGGCAACCGCGTACGCGAGCCGCCCAACTGCCCATTTTCCGAGTTGGTTGGTTCCTTTACATAAATGTATCCAATCTTTATATTGCTTCAAATCTGAATTGTTTCTGAACCATTCGGGTAAGAAGAATGATGACCCATCCCTGAGGAGATTTGATACATGAAAAAGACTTTGCTTGCTGCAGCTCTGGCCGTCGGCTTTGCCGGCGTAGCCCACGCAGAAACTTCCGTAACCCTGTATGGTATTGTCGATGCCGGTATTGGCTATCAACAGACCAAAGTGACGCAGGGTGATGCCTTTACCAAAACACGTGATATCGGATTGATCAACGGCGTCAGAAACGGCAACCGCTGGGGAATGAAGGGTGTTGAAGACCTGGGCAACGGCACAAGCGCCATTTTCCAACTGGAAAGCGGCTTTGACCTGGGCAATGGCAGATCCGCACAGGGTGGCCGTCTGTTTGGTCGTCATGCCTATGTCGGTCTGACCGGTGCCAACTGGGGTACGCTGACTTTGGGTCGCCAACTGAACGTTGCGGCAGACACAGTGTCGTCGCTTAATCCTTTCGGCGTCGCTACATGCAGGCCGGTGTGCTTTCTGGTGCATTCGGTGCTTCCACTTATGCCCGCATGGACAATTCGATCAAATATATCAGTCCTGACCTTTCCGGCTTCAAAGTTGGTATCGGCTATGCTGGCAAAAACACGAAAACCACCGGCAGCGACGGCTTCGAAGATTTCGAAGCACGTGATACTTCCAACTGGATCACGACTGGTGCCTCTTATGATAACGGCCCGCTTTCTGTCGGCGTTTCATACGATCGCTTCCGCACAGACGTGCGTCTGTCCAATGGTGCAGGCGAGAAGGTACAACCCATATGTGGAATCTGTTTGGCGCCTATGATTTTGAGGTCGTCAAATTGTTCCTGGGTTATGGTCAGATTCGCGGCTCAATGGCCAACGATGTTATCGTAGCCAGCGGTGTCGGAAGTACAGGTTTGACCGGTGCATTGGATGATTTCGCTACCAATGCTGATGGATTCACTTATGCAGAAACCAAAGGTTACCGTCAACAAGCCTGGGTGGCTGGCCTGTCCGCACCTGTTGGCGACGACGGCAAAGTCATGTTCTCGTATCAGGCAGCTCTACCAAAAACAAAGACGACGGATTCGATGGTGTGAAAGGCAAACTGAATATTTTCAGCCTGGGTTACGAACAGAAATTGTCCAAACGCACGACTATTTATGCTATCGCATCTTACGGTACAGGCAAGCTGAAGTTTGACAACACTGAAAACGTCAAACTGAAGTCAACATTGGTTGGCGTCGGTCTGAATCATCGCTTCTGATGACTTGCCGCTACTTGCAATGCGGTGCCTGGCGCCGTTATTGCGGGCGCGGCTCGATGCAGTAGAATAAAGGCTTGGCGTCTGCAGCCAACCGTAGTGAGTAGATATGTTCCAACATACTTATTCACCCAAGACGTGCGGTTGCCTGACGTATCAAGGACTCCCGGCCCTTGCATCAACTCCGTAGTTTGAAACCCCAGAGCGCTGGTCGCTTCTGGGGTTTTCGTTTTATCCTTGCGTTTTCATGCAATACCATTCATTCAACTTTCACATCGATAACGTATCGGGCGCTGTGTCGCCTGGATACCAGCGGTTGCAGATGTACATTCCCGTTGCAGGTGCACCGCCTGGCAAATAGTCAGATTTGCCCAACGTCATAAATCTGTTTTACTGGGGAAAAATTGATCCCTTTATCCACACGGCATCGTCCTTGCAAAGGTCACGTGACAGACGTTTTGAATATGCTTCAGGTGCCGTTCCATGGGCGCTATCGCGAGTGTTATTTACTTGGCTGGGTGTTTTTCCCGCTTTGTTTATGACAATTTGAAAACAGACGTTGCGTGCAATCTGTGAATGAATGTACACGTTGCAGACAATAGGAAGTATTTGCAAGACGATAAACATTATGGCACCATGGGTCGTAACAATGGGAAGCCCCGGGAAGAAGATAATGACTGAGTCTGCTTCAGCGTCACAACAACCAGCCCTTGCATATTGACGATATCACCGTCATTGACGATACCAAGCTTAAGAAGGCCGTCACTGCCGCGGCACTTGGCAATGCGATGGAATGGTTTGATTTTGGCGTATATGGCTTCGTGGCCTATGCGCTGGGTAAAGTCTTTTTCCCGGATGCCTCGCCTGCGGTGCAGACCATCGCGGCGCTCGGGACGTTTTCTGTCCCGTTTCTGGTCCGGCCGCTGGGAGGCGTGTTTTTTGGTGTGATGGGCGATAGATTCGGGCGCCAGAAGGTGCTGTCGCTAACTATTATTATCATGGCCATCAGCACTTTCTGCATCGGGCTGATTCCGTCGTACGCAACCATCGGCCTGTGGGCCCCAGTTCTTTTGCTGTTATGCAAACTGGCTCAGGGTTTTTCTGTCGGCGGTGAGTATACGGGCGCGGCGGTGTTTGTTGCCGAATATGCACCCGACCGGCGACGCGGGTTTCTGGGTAGTTGGCTCGATTTCGGCTCAATTGCCGGTTTCGTGCTTGGCGCTGGCCTGGTGGTGTTGTTGCAAACGATCCTCAAAGAGCCAACCTTTCTGGAATGGGGCTGGCGGGTGCCTTTCTTTATTGCCGGTCCCTTAGGTCTGCTGGGGCTTTATCTGCGTCACGCTGCCGAAGAAACCCCCGCATTTACGCAACAGCTTGAAAAGATGGAAAAAGAAGACAAGGATGCCATCAAGGAAAAGCCGGGTGTTTCCTTTCGCGAGATTTTTTCCAAATATCGCAAGGCTTTGTTGATCAGCATAGGTATGGTTCTGGTAACCAATATTACCTACTATATGTTGCTCACGTATATGCCTACCTATTTATCGAGCAGCCTGGGCTACACCGAAGAGCACGGTGTGTTGATTATTGTTGTGGTCATGATCGGGATGTTGTTCGTGCAGCCGGTTGTCGGTTTTTTCAGCGATAAAATTGGCAGAAAACCCTTCCTGAGAATCGGCAGCATTGGTTTGCTGTTGCTGGCAATACCGGCTTACCAGTTCATTGGCAGCGACAATACTGGGCTGATCTTCCTGGGGCTTTTGTTTATTGCAATCGTACTCAATTGTATGACGGGTGTGATGGCCTCGACACTGCCGGCATTATTTCCGACGCGTATCCGCTATAGCGCGCTGGCAAGTTCCTTTAATGTCGCCATTATTGTTGCCGGGCTCACGCCAACCGTAGCGGCCTGGCTGGTGGAAGAAACAGGCAATCTGATGATGCCGGCCTATTATTTGATGGTTGCTGCCGTCATCGGAATCATTACCTCCTTCTATCTTCCCGAGACCGCGAACAAGCCGATGCGGGGCGACACGCCCACAGCATCCAACAAGCACGAGGCCAAGGCGCTGCTCAAGGAAGCTTACGATGATATCGAACAAACTGTTGGTGATGTGGACGAGGAAATCACAGCGTTGCAGGAGCAGCTTGAAGCACTGAAGGCGCGCCGCCAGCGCCTGGTAGACCGCCATCCGCACATGGATTAAAGGCAACGAGGTCTGACGGTGTTGTGAGAGTGCCCCCTGCGACCGCGATCATATATCATATTAGGCATTGCCCATGAAAAAAAGTATTATCTGCCCAATCATGTTGTTGGCATTAGTCCATGGGCAGGCACTGGCGCACAATGTTTCGTTGAATATCCACAACACGCTCTCGGCCTGCGTGGCCATATACATCAGAGATACGTCCATACATGCCAATATGCTTCTGGCCAATACGGTTTTTCAATTGCGCAAGCCTATTGGTGAGTGTGGCTGCCGGTCTGCACTGGTAAGCTATGACAGTGTCACAATCGTAAACACTGCGCCGCAGGTGCTGCAAAATGGGCTGATCGGAATCAGCAAGAGCGGCAACAAAACGCTGGCGCTGGCATCAGAGCAGGCCCTGGTCACAGACAGGCAGATACAGCTTCAATTTCGTTGTGCGCCCGCGTTATAGCATTGTTAGTGCCGGGTTGAAAGGAGCATGGCAGTCCCTACTGTCGACTGCTTTTCTGCAACGTGTCATTCTGGATTGAGCCAATCGCATTGTGTCCAATGCATAAAGTTTGATCTAAATCAATTTTTAATGTTGCGCAATTGCTGTTGCTTGCGCAAACGCAATATTCATTTGTGATTTTTGTTGCACTCTATCAGTTCGTTAACAAGTACTGATGGAGAAAAAAATGTATGTCATTCGTCATTTGGTCGTCGCAGGCGCGCTTGCGCTGGGTGCACTCACTACCTTGCCTGCAGTTGCTCACGAAGCGGGGGACTGGATAGTGAAAGCCGGTTTGACCAGTGTGATGCCCAAGTCGGGCAATGGTACGGTTGGAAAAAGTATCGCCCCTCGCGGGATTGACCTGGATGTCAATGACAGTACACGCCCCAGTTTCAGTCTGACGTATATGGCCACGCGACATCTTGGGATCGAGCTGCTGGCTGCAGCGCCGTTCAAGCATGACATTCGTGGTAGCGCCGCTGACCTGGGCGGCGATCTTGGAAGGATTGGCACAACCAGGCAACTGCCGCCAACGCTTAGCGTTCAATGGCATTTTTTGCCCGATGCCCGGGTACAGCCCTATGTGGGAGTTGGGCTCAATTACACCACCTTCTTTGACACCAAACCGACAGGTGCGCTGCGGGATCTTGGCGTTGAAAAACTCAAGCTCTCGGACTCCTGGGGGTTGGCCGCCCAAGTGGGCGCCGATGTGAAAATCAACGATAGCTGGTTTTTAAATGCCAGTGTTCGCTATATTGATATCAAGACCAGTGTTCGACTTGATGGCAACAAAATTGGTACCGCAAAAATCAATCCCTGGGTCGCCACAGTCGGCGTAGGATATCGGTTCTGATCCGCACCGGGCAAGCGCAAGTGGCATACTGTGATGTGCACTATTGACGGCGCTTTCAATCTTTTTTGCTGCGGTGTTCGGACGTGATCGCATTCAGGATGAACACCGCCCGTTGCGCGACCGGCAGGCGGGGCACGTGCACCAGCGTATAGCCATATTGTAAATATGTCTTTATCATCGCGTGATAGGTCGCGATGGCGGTGGGCAGGTCCTGCTGGCGTTCCTGATCACGACGATAGATCTGTGGCCAGGGCGGCAAAATAAACGCTGTCGTATGATATCGACAATGGGATGCCGCTGTTTGCAGTGTTTCTGGAACAGGCAAGTGCTCCATTTGCAGGTACGCAACAACGTCCACGATACCGCGATCAAAAAAAACCGGACCATTCATATTGCATGCGCGCCGATAAGCCGCCAGGTCGTGTTCGTACATGAGCCGGGCATACGTGATTTTGTCGTTCCATGGCAGGGCACCTCCGCCACAGCTTTGCTGCTGGCGTATTACGGTCCGACCTGCTTCTGACATACAGTGGTATCCCATATCTGTCAGTTGATTGATCAAAGTCGTTTTTCCAGAGCCGGGTCCACCGGTCAATACAAAAAAGTTGGTTGATTGAGGATTCATGTCTGATGAGGGTTCGCTTTATACATTAAAGATGTTTCTAGAGGCCGCCATGAGCCGGCGCGTATGGCGCGCCGACAGGAGGTCAACAGAAGAAGACGGGATCGTGTTGGGGGGAAAGGGCAGGGCCTTGCCAGGGCTCTGGCGCTGATGCGTCGGCGGGCAGCCATGGCAGATAAGACTGGAAAGTATTAAAAGAAAACGGAGTCTCGACGTAGCGGGTGTCTGAGGAGGACGGCACCCGAAAGGTGAGTGCTGGGACACGCAAACAGATGTTGCGGGTGGTGGGTAAAAACGGTACAGGGCGGCTGGTGGATCGGTCTCGAGAGTAACGATAGATAACGATGCGCAGCGCGGTGATCACCTCGTGTCCGATCGATATGCCGAATATATCAATGCATCGATATTAATGCATTGATATATTTTTTATAAACAGGATTTTACTCAGACCCCTTACATGGCGTCAAATGCCGCCTGCAGGTCTTCTTTGCCAGATTTGCCGCTTTGCAAAAGAAGCATCAGCAGAATACGGGCTTTTTGCGGGCTCAAATTGCCCGCCATAACAGCACCTGCGTCTGCGGTCGTTTTACCGCCGCCTTCAAATCCGTAGTTGGCCATCACGCGACCGTTGTAGACACGGGTGGAAATCACAACCGGAACTTGTTTTCCCAGTGCATATTTGACAGCTTCGAACATCGGCTTGTTCATATTTCCCATGCCCAGCGCCTGCACACAATGCCCTTTGCTCCCTGATCTACGGCGCTACGCAGCAGGCTGCCATCGGCGCCGCCGTACATGGCAACAATCTCTACTTTCGGCATGGTCTCAGCACTGATGGGGATATGCTGGCGGCGCAGTGGTGCCCGGGCAAATATCACACGGTCAGGATAGACTTCGCCCAGGAAACCATAGTCACCCGATTGAAATGTTTCCACATTGGCAGTATGGGTTTTTGTAACATGACGTGCGGCATTGATCTGGTTGTTCATGGCCAGCATGGTGCCTTTGCCCTTTGCCTGTTCGTCTACGGCAATACGCACTGCATTCAGCAGATTGCGGGGGCCGTCAAAATCGGATGAGGAGGCATTGCGCTGGGCGCCGATCAGGACGATGGGTTTGTCCGATTGCACGGTCAAGTCCAGCCAGAATGCGGTTTCCTCCAGTGTATCGGTACCGTGCGACACAATGACGCCCGACACTTCCGGCCGTTGTGCCGCAGCACTGACCGCCTTGCTCAGTTCAATCCAGCGTGGCGGATCCATATAGTCCGACGGCACATTCGATAGATTGTTGACTTCTATTTTGGCGAACTCGGCCACGCCGGGCACCGTTGCCAGCAGATCATCGCCGGAGATCGCCGGTACCGGCGCTTTTTTGACAGGATCAATTTTCATGGCAATTGTCCCGCCGGTGGCAATAAACTGGACGGTTGGCTTATCCTGGGCGTGGGCTGCGCCGATCAGTGACGCGCACAGTCCGGCTAATACAAATGAGATTTTTTTCATGGTTGTCCCCTTATTGTGATTTAATTAACACGAATGTGATTCTGTGCAGGCTCGGCAGAAAGCCCTCCTGCGCCCGCATATGGTATCAGGATCGAGTTTCACATTTCACTGTTCACGCAATTTCTCCATTAGTTCCTTTCTCAGCCAATCCGGGTCTGCTGACCCGCCTGTCAAGGAGTCCGCAACATGAATCGAAAAAAAGCGAGTGATTTTCACCCCGATGTCCTTAAGCTGTTTGATGCCTATGTGCACGGCGGTATCAGTCGCAGGCAGTTTCTGGATCGTTCAGCGCGTTATGCAGTAGGCGGCGTCACAGGCTCGGCGATTCTCAGCAGTCTTGCACCGAATTTTTCCTGGGCGCAGCAAATTGCGCCTGATGACAAACGAATTAAAGCTGGCTACGTGGAATATCCTTCTCCCCAGGGCAATGGCACCATGAAAGGCTATCTGGCGCAGCCGGCCGATGCCAAGGGCAAGTTGCCTGGCGTTGTCGTTATTCACGAAAACCGGGGACTCAATCCCTATATCGAGGACGTGGCACGGCGACTGGCTGTTGAAAACTATGTCGCATTCGCGCCAGATGCGCTTACGCCGGCAGGCGGATATCCCGGTGATGAAGACAAGGCGCGCGAGCTTTTCGCCAAACTTGATCCAGCCAAGCGCACCGAAGATATGGTGGCGGCAGCGCAATTTCTGAAGGGGCACGAAGCCGTGAATGGCAACCTTGGTGCAGTTGGGTTTTGCTATGGCGGCGGGGTGGTCAATATGCTGGCTGTTCGCATGCCGGATCTGGCGGCTGCCGTCCCATTCTATGGTGGCCAGGCTGCCGCTGCAGATGTGCCGAAAATCAAGGCGCCACTACTGATCCATTATGCAGGCATTGATGAGCGCATCAACGCGGGATGGCCGGATTACGAAGCCGCGCTCAAGGCTAATAACAAGAAATATGAAATGCACATGTATGAAGGGGCCAATCATGGATTTCATAACGATACGACGCCCCGTTACGACGAAGCCGCGGCCAAGCTGGCGTGGTCCCGGACGCTGGCGTTTTTCAAATCGAACCTGGGCGGCTAATGCCAGTCGTGACCCAGGCGGATAAATAAGCTGGAAGGGTTTAAGCGCGGCGGGCCAGGGGCCTGCCGTTGCCTTGAAGCTTAGTGCTTATCGCGGTGAATCCAGAACGTAAATTTGAATTTGTCTTTTGGATAAATGTTGACCGTGATAAGAAATACTTTTTTTGCCTGATCCAGATAATGGCGGGTGATCTCCAGGCCTACAGAATCTGCTTCTACCTGCAACAAATGAGCCACCGCAGCGGGAACCTGCGTGGCCCCGACCTGCTGTTTCAAATCAATGACGGTACGACCTGTACGCTGTTCGATGAAATGGCACAACAGGCCTGAACCGTCCTTGATAAGATCCAGGATGGCCCGTCCGTCATCCGGGTCCATATAGGCATCGGTCCAGCAGATAGGATGATCCCGGTCTGTTAGTTCGGTTCGTAGTATCTGTACACGAAGCCAGCGTTTTCCAGCCTTGCATTCCAGGGTCGTTGCCAGTGCGTCATCACAAATAATTTCGCTGATATCCAGGACATTTCGAATAGTCTTGCTCGCGTAATTGACCAGATCCTCGATACTATGGAGCGATTTACTGTATTGGCTGGCAGGCTTGGCCGCCTCTACAACCGTGCCCGCCCGGCGCTTGCGCGATATCAATCCCAGCTCTTCCACAACCCTTAATGCTGATCGTATTGTTGTTCTGCTGACGTCGAATTGGCGAGCAAAATCAACCTCGCTTGGCAACCGGGATCCCACCGGGTAAATGCCATCCTTGATGTTTTTTACGATGGTATTGGCAAGTTCCGAGTATCTGACATCCATAGTTTGCATTCCCCTAATAGAGCCACATTGTACTTAGGAAACGGCCTTTGCGTCATCGGACCTGCCTGGGCGCTACGTTGGGGCTTTCCCAATATAGGTTCTTGACGATTGACTATATTTCATTATAATAGTCCGTACTAATTAATAGTACGTACTATTAAATCCAGAATAAATCAAAGGAGACTGCAATGAACAAATATGTATTGGGGCTTGCCGCTGGCCTGAGCTTTGTTGCTATGAGCTGTGCACAGGCACAGTATCCGGAAAAACCGGTATCAATCATTGTGCCGTTTCCCGCAGGACAGACCGGCGATCTGATTGCCCGTACCGTGGGTGAAAAACTGTCCAAAGCTCTGGGCCAGGCATTTATTGTCGAAAACAGAGGCGGGGCCGGCGGCACGATTGGTACGGGCTATGCGGCGCGCGCAAAACAGGACGGCTATACCTTGCTGTTGACTAGTACGGGGCCGTTTTCCATCGCGCCTCATTTGTACAAATCACTCAGCTACGATCCGCTTAAGGATTTGCAGCCCATTGCCGAAATAGCCACTTCGCCGCAGGTATTGGCTGTCAATCCCGATAATGGCATCAACTCGCTGAAAGACCTGGTGGCCAAGGCAAAACAGGAGGATTTGAACTTTGCTTCTGCGGGAACTGGCTCAACCCAGCATCTGACGATGGAATATTTTTTAAGTACGGCAGGTGCAAAGATGACGCATGTCCCATTCAAAGGCAGCTCGGAGGCGCAGCCACAGGTGATCAGTGGTCTGATTAGCGGGCTGTCCGACACCCTTCCTGCCATTTTGCCGCAGATCAAAGCGGGCAGACTCAAGGCGCTGGCTGTCGTGGGTTCAGAGCGCTCAGCATTTCTGCCTGACACTCCTTCGACAGACCAGGCAGGGTTTCCCGGTCTGAATACCGTTGCCTTTTTTGCTCTGATGGCGCCCAAGGGAACACCGCCAGAGGTTATTGAATTGCTGAATGCACAAGTGAATAAGGCGTTGAAGGAGCCGGCCACGCTTGAACAGTTCAAAAAATTGGCATTGACGCCGGCTAAAGAACAAACCGCGGCGCAGTTCACCGCTTATCTGGAAGATGAGGCGCAAAAATGGAAAAAAATTACAGATACGGCCAAAGTAGAAAAAAAGTAATAGCAGAGGCAGGCAGTAAATGAAAATTACCCGCATTATTGAAAGTCCTGTGCATTTGAAAAGTAATATTTCGAATGCATTGGTCAATTTCTCCGAGCACACGGTGTCACTTGTGGCAGTCGTGACTGACCAGATACGCAACAACAAGCCGGTAGTCGGCTTGGCTTTCAACTCGATTGGCCGGTACGCGCAAAGCGGCATTCTAAACAGCCGGATGATTCCCAGAATAGAACAGGAGCCGCCTGACGCATTATTGGACCAGAACGGGATGATTTGCCCGGAAAAAGTATTGGCTTGTGCGCTGCGTAACGAAAAGCCGGGCGGGCATGGAGATCGTGCCGCGGCTGCCAGCGCCCTGGAGCTGGCTATTTGGGATCTGAATGGCAAGCTGCAGGATTGCCCGGTGAGCCAGTTGATCCGGCAGCGTTACCGATTGGATCACGATGGACATCGTGTATTTGTCTACGCTGCCGGTGGTTACTATTATGAAGGCGAGGGGAGTCGCAAACTCAAGGAAGAACTGCAATCCTATCGCGACAGCGGCTTTACGATGTACAAAATGAAAATCGGCGGCGCAAGCCTGAGCGAAGACATGCGCCGGATTGAGGATGCCCTGACCGTGGCAGGAGAGGGCTGGAATCTGGCGGTGGACGCCAACGGCCGATTTGATCTTGCCGCCGCAAGAGCATATGCCAGGAGCATTCAACCATATCAGCTGCGCTGGTTCGAAGAAGCCGGCGACCCATTGGATTTCGAGTTAAATGCAATGGTTACAAACGAATATGAGGGACCGATAGCGACAGGTGAGAATCTGTTCTCGCGCCAGGATGTGAAGAACCTGACGTTGTATGGTGGAATGCGTTGCGATCGTGATATTTTCCAGATGGATTCGGGACTGGCGTATGGCATCACGGAATATGCGCGCATGCTAAATGAAATGGAAAGTCGCGGCTTCAGCCGAAAATTTTGTTTTCCGCATGGCGGCCAATTGATGGCGTTGCAGGTGGTGGCCGGTTTTGGTTTGGGAGGATCCGAGGTCTATCCGGGTATATTTCAGCCTATGGGTGGCTACGGCAGTACAACGAAAATAGTCGATGGGATGGTCAATGTCCCGGATGCGCCGGGCTTTGGATTCGAATGCAAGCCGCAGCTGTTCTCGCTTTTTGCAAAAATGATTGGATAGGATTGAGAGAAAAATGCGTGAAATTAACACTGACCTGATAACGAATACTGTTGCTCAATTGTGTATTGATGCCTGTCATCAATTGCCGGAAAATCTGGTGAATAGTTTCCACCGTGCAGCAGAAACAGAAGTGTCGCCGCTGGGTAAACAGGTATTGATAAAACTCATCGAGAACGACCGTATTGCAAGAGAGAATAATGTTTCCTATTGCCATGACACGGGCCTGACCATTGTTTATGCAGAAGTGGGACAGGATGTGCACATTACAGGCTGTAATTTCAATGATGCGCTTCAGAGCGGCGTCAGAAAAGGGTATGCCGAAGGATTCATGCGTAAGTCTGTGGTTGGTGATCCCTTAACAAGAATGAATACGAATGACAATACTCCGGCGGTTTTGCATACGGAAATTGTGCCAGGCGAACAGATTCGCCTGACGGTTTTACCCAAGGGAGGGGGCAGTGAAAACTGGAGCACCATGAAGTTTTTGTTACCTGGCGAAGGCGTTCAGGGTGTTAAAGACTTTGTGCTTCAGGCAATCATCAAGGCGGGAGGTAGTGCCTGCCCTCCGTTGACGGTTGGCGTTGGACTGGGCGGCAGTTTCGATAAGGTGACGGAAATTGCCAAGAAAGCCATTTTGCGTGACATTGGTGTTCACAGTGAGCTGCCGCATATCGCACAGCTGGAATCAGAACTGCTGGCTGAAATAAACAAAACAGGGATTGGCCCACAAGGTTACGGCGGGTCCAATACGGCGTTGTGGGTCGCGGTTGAAACGTATGCCTGTCATATCACGGCGCTGCCAGTGGCAGTCAATATACAGTGCCATGCCTCGCGTCGCAAAACGGCCATTATCTGAAGGAAGGGATGTAATGAAAACCTATCATCTGACAATGCCTATGTCCGACGAGCAAATCAGCCAGCTCAGGGTTGGCGATGAAGTATATCTGAGCGGCATAATTTACATGGCGCGCGATGCTGCGCATAAGCGGCTTATTGCTCTGCTTGATCAGGCAAACCTTTGCCGGTGGATTTGCAAGGGCAGGTTGTTTTTTACGGCGGACCCGGGCCGACCAAACCGGATCATGTCATTGGGGTGGTGGCGCCAACGTCGTCTTACCGAATGGATCCCTATACACCGAAATTATTTGAATATGGGGTCAAGGCTGCCATTGGGAAAGGAAATCGTGCAAAAGAGATTCGCCAGGCCTGCATTGATTTTAATGCAGTCTCGTTCTCTGCCATTGGCGGCATTTCTGCAACCCTGTTTGCGTGTATCAGGAAAGCGGAAATTGTCGCGTATGAAGATCTTAAGACCGAAGCGATTCAGCGCCTGGAAATAGAAAACTTCCCCCTGCTGGTGACGAACGATACCCAGGGCGGCGATCTTTATGAGCAGGAGGTGGAAAAATATCGTAAGCTGCTCAACGCCTGACAAGACGATTTAGCACAAATCGATAGCCGACGCCCGTTGTACGGCGCCGTTACATACGCTTATCTAGGGCGCCTGGCGATTGCGCTGTTGTTGGGATAAGAGAATTGGTATAGTTGCAAAGACTGTACTTCTTCAATTTCTTTTATTTAAACTATAGAACCCTTATGAATCAGTACCCGGACCGCCTTCCTCCCCTTGCACCAGAAACCTGGGGCGAAGATCAGAAACAGTACGCCCAGGAAATTATCAACGGCCCGCGTGGCGGGCTTTTGTCGCCTTTCATTCCCTTGATGCGCAGTCCTGAGCTGATGGCTCATGCCAGTCGCATGGGCGAGTACCTGCGGTATCGCAGTGCCCTGGGGCAGCGTCTGTCGGAGCTGGCAATACTTATCACCTCGCGACAGTGGTCCCAGCAGGTGGAGTGGGCGATTCATGCGCCGATCGCGCTGCGTGAAGGCGTATCTGAACAAACCATCGAGGCAATACGCGAAGGCCGCAAGCCCGAGGGGTTGCCTGAAGACGAGGCGATACTTTATGCATTCTCGACTGAGCTGTTTCGCAATCAGTCGGTATGCGATCGCACCTATGAGCGCGCGCTGCAGCAGTTTGGCGAGCAG
Above is a window of Advenella kashmirensis WT001 DNA encoding:
- a CDS encoding Bug family tripartite tricarboxylate transporter substrate binding protein, producing MNKYVLGLAAGLSFVAMSCAQAQYPEKPVSIIVPFPAGQTGDLIARTVGEKLSKALGQAFIVENRGGAGGTIGTGYAARAKQDGYTLLLTSTGPFSIAPHLYKSLSYDPLKDLQPIAEIATSPQVLAVNPDNGINSLKDLVAKAKQEDLNFASAGTGSTQHLTMEYFLSTAGAKMTHVPFKGSSEAQPQVISGLISGLSDTLPAILPQIKAGRLKALAVVGSERSAFLPDTPSTDQAGFPGLNTVAFFALMAPKGTPPEVIELLNAQVNKALKEPATLEQFKKLALTPAKEQTAAQFTAYLEDEAQKWKKITDTAKVEKK
- a CDS encoding enolase C-terminal domain-like protein codes for the protein MKITRIIESPVHLKSNISNALVNFSEHTVSLVAVVTDQIRNNKPVVGLAFNSIGRYAQSGILNSRMIPRIEQEPPDALLDQNGMICPEKVLACALRNEKPGGHGDRAAAASALELAIWDLNGKLQDCPVSQLIRQRYRLDHDGHRVFVYAAGGYYYEGEGSRKLKEELQSYRDSGFTMYKMKIGGASLSEDMRRIEDALTVAGEGWNLAVDANGRFDLAAARAYARSIQPYQLRWFEEAGDPLDFELNAMVTNEYEGPIATGENLFSRQDVKNLTLYGGMRCDRDIFQMDSGLAYGITEYARMLNEMESRGFSRKFCFPHGGQLMALQVVAGFGLGGSEVYPGIFQPMGGYGSTTKIVDGMVNVPDAPGFGFECKPQLFSLFAKMIG
- a CDS encoding fumarate hydratase, whose protein sequence is MREINTDLITNTVAQLCIDACHQLPENLVNSFHRAAETEVSPLGKQVLIKLIENDRIARENNVSYCHDTGLTIVYAEVGQDVHITGCNFNDALQSGVRKGYAEGFMRKSVVGDPLTRMNTNDNTPAVLHTEIVPGEQIRLTVLPKGGGSENWSTMKFLLPGEGVQGVKDFVLQAIIKAGGSACPPLTVGVGLGGSFDKVTEIAKKAILRDIGVHSELPHIAQLESELLAEINKTGIGPQGYGGSNTALWVAVETYACHITALPVAVNIQCHASRRKTAII
- a CDS encoding carboxymuconolactone decarboxylase family protein, producing MNQYPDRLPPLAPETWGEDQKQYAQEIINGPRGGLLSPFIPLMRSPELMAHASRMGEYLRYRSALGQRLSELAILITSRQWSQQVEWAIHAPIALREGVSEQTIEAIREGRKPEGLPEDEAILYAFSTELFRNQSVCDRTYERALQQFGEQGVMDLVGINGYYSLLSMVMNVARTPVPVSSAKPLVTMPAV